Genomic window (Ananas comosus cultivar F153 linkage group 1, ASM154086v1, whole genome shotgun sequence):
GCGTGAGCCCATTGCGAATGCTCAACCTCATGGCGGTGAGCAAGTTCCCGTAAGTGTTTGCCTGATCGGACTCCACGGCTTGAATGAAACTGTAAGTCATTGCCCCGGTCGATGTCGAACGCGCGAACGCCTGCGTCGTAAATTCGAGTACAGTGATCAGATTTTGTAATGAGGAGAGCAAAATAGGTTGCAGAAACACTTAAGCTTACTAGTTTTGCATCTTTTGCGTTGATCAATGTTGAATATTAATATTAGAAACACCGTTCTCCAATAACTTGAATTTTTAGAGAACAACGATTGTTGTAAATGTGAAGCACATAAAAGGTGTCTACTCACAGAAGTGTCCGCAGATGTTTGATGATCGTCGCAACCGCTGATCAGAATCGCGAGGCCTCCGCTTGTGCCTTTGTATTCCCCTGATGGTGGGCTATGATCCTCCCATTGATAAGACCCTGTCCTGAACCCTCCAACAAAACAAAGTTGTGTACAAAATTTGACCAATAGCTGGCTCATCAATTACATTTCGATGAAAATTGATTTGTATTGGACGCTGACCTTTCAGATAGTGGTTATATGAAAACACAAGTTCGTACCGCGAAAGAAAGATAGTTTGTACCTGGAAAGGCGGCAGAGGTAGGGGAGGTCGAGGATGGTGCCGCTGTGGCAGGCGTCAACGACGGCGTGGAGCTTGACGTTGCGGGGGAGGGGGCGTACAATGGTGGCGTTGATCTCGTCGTCGAGGATTACGCCGTTCTCCTCGAAGTCGAGGGGGCAGAGCGCCTCGTCGAAGCCGTCCCTCTCGTCGCCGTTCATGTCCAGCTTCTGCACCCCGTGCCCGGAGAAGTGGAACACCAGTGAGTCCCCCGCCGAGCAGCCCTGCACCAGCCACCGCATCGCCGCACACACGTTCTCCCTCGTCGGTATCCTGCGCGGATCGCGCTCTTCCTCTGTGCATGCACGCATGTACGTACGTAACAAAATTTAGTGTACGATACATCCTCTTTGCTTGGTCACCCATTCTATGACTACTCTAACCCTCCTAGTACGCCTAATTCTCTTAAACTCTTGGACCTATCtaccacccaaaatacttaagccggattaaaaatttgagctcttttatattttatatataggactatatgAAATTTCACACTCTTCCCCCCTAAGCTCTGACGTCCTTGTCAGGTTCTGACTTATAAATATCATGCGATATGAAAATTGTCCCGCTAGTCTAAACCGACTTTATAGGACAGTCGCACTCTACCCACAACAGTTAACAGTATGAGAGACTCGCTCTCTCTGTCGTATAACTCTACCTCagctgagactcatctcacaatTCCGACTGGTAATTgattctgataccaaatatgaTGCCCACTTTTCAGGGGATCATCCATCCTAAAATTACTCTAATCCTAACACGTtcaactctcttaaccttttgaaCCTAtccaccacccaaaatatttaagttaagTTAAGAATTTTAGTTCTACAATATATTCTAGTTACGTAGAATAAGTGTataatttatattcattttgggaTGTATCCATGGCATTACTAGCTCTATTTTTTAACCGTAAAATTctactaataaataaaatagtaaaagacatcaaatttctattattttatgtttgaaTATATAGCACTCTTATATATCTTTGAAGAAGCAGAAcgtgtattattattattattattattttgtgtgTGTCTTCGTCGAGTGATTTTTCTTTATTACGATAGAATCAGGAGCTTCGAAATagagtttttactttttatataattttacgtACCAGTTAGAACACGGATCCACTCTCTGGAGAACCCGAATTTAGTGCACAACAAATAACTCATGCAGTTCACGTCGTTCACCGTCCCCTTGAGCTCGTAGCTCCTCCCCACGTAGCTTATCCCGATCAGCACCGCCCTCTTCTTGTTCCCCTGCTCCGGCGAATAACTCCGCGGGCGGTACGCGTTCGCAGGCGCCGCCGCGTAGCCGGATAGCGCCGAGGTGATGCCGCTGGAGATGTTGGCCATGATCTGCTTGACGAAGCCCGGGGGGCCGCGGCGGACGCGGATGCTCCCGTTGCAGAAGGTGCACCAGACGGTCCCCCGCGCCCCCGGCGGCACCGCCTGCTCCTTCCCGCAGTAGCTGCACTGCACCGTCCGCGTATTTCTGCTCTCCATTTCAGTACTCTTCTTCGTTTTTTCGGACCCTTCTACTTCTTTTGTCGAATGGTTCTTTTTGTTAGCATGGTATAAAAGTTGGTCCTAGACAAACTTTTCCTTCAATTTTCACATCGGTTATTTTAgcgttattttttataatgtacGTACGCCATggttataatttaattttaatataaaatgtaaatatatgaATTGGAAGTAGGAAATGAATAATCAAAAAAGgtgtaaatttaaattccagtgtaccctatatatatagaaagaataATATAGTGACTGACTACCTGTAGGTTCTTCTCCTCTTATCCAAGGTGCTTGTAGGATAAGTTGATGTTGCCTCTCTTTTTGTTTAGGCTTTTATTCCAGCAGAAAGTGTAAACTAGTGGGCTAGGAATAAGGTTCTTCtgcctttctctcttttcttttcttttcctttttttttcattttcttcgattttttcttttgtttttattagtaaatgcacttgtatttatatatatatatatatatatagagagagagagagagagagcttaacTGGtctactatcagtagtaaacggtTTGGTTTACTGctgatttgttttcaataatacaactttcaaatcaacgatcggtacTGTTGTACATGGTatatctagaccatttaaactatctaaaaattaaatttcataattttgacATCACTAACCGAACGATCAAAGGTTCacaaaatcttcttttttttttgagagagagataggtagcacgctacccgcttcgtttatttcatttagaaataaacttagctggaaatgtgaatcaactaggattcgaacttgggcctcgggtaccaaccaccaagtcctttgccacttgctttagggacggtataattttaatagtcgatatggtgtgtttgcttgtttaacggtataaacgagtctaaatcaactaaatttttattagaaagttctttaaactatttaaaataagatctaaactgtaaatcttaaatataaaaattatatcattatcttttgaagaatatttattttcagtcattcatttttgGTTCACTTGataaacaaaagaacaatataGAAAAAGCgtgatatttaattttcacatagtttaaatgatttagatcatatttaacgatgaCGATCGTGAATTttgaaactctatcatcgaaaacaaatcaatAGTAAACCAaaccgtttactaccgatagtattctaataaaactctctctctctcctatctctctctatatatctatacctctatacctctatacctatacattaatcTCCATGACTAAATCCTACATGTACCCACCCCCTTAATTTGAGGAAAAGTGgggcctactttttttttttttttacNACAAATTCCGTCAATATCTATTTCTATTACTATACATTATTTTCCATAACTAAATCCTACATGTACCCACCCCCTTAATTTGAGGAGGAGTGgggcatattttttttattattattttttctcattttcttttcattttctttagatttactaaggcctaaaaaaaattttatcccttttctttatcttttggTCTTTCATCCTCTTccttaaatttgcaaatttgaaCATTTATTGTGTTTCATATtcaaagttaattaattgattgaaattgatatatatatatatatatatataatacttataaATTATCTTACGTGTTATTGTGAGCCTTTCTTTAGTCATATTAACtgtaatatgatatttttttttattattgtgttataaaaataattttaattatccaTTTGCATGATATGCGATCTTTTTTGAACAAGATTGAATAATTTTGTTGGAATGATTGATTCTTtttcattatagtttttttgttaaaaaaagtatttgtctataatatagactatatttattattttttatactaaacagatattttattttttataaatttttactttaatagtATCTACCCGCCGCAAAACGCGGTCACTATACTAGTATATAGAATTAGGATGGAACACTATAAGTAGCAAACAGATTTCGTTActatcgatttgttttcgatgatgaagctttTGAATCGATAATCAGcatcattgaacatgatctgcacaatttgaagtatctacaaataaaattttatttatattcaatattattttctttttcatcaaatggaaataaaaataaatgactaaaagtaaaaatactttaaaaagtaataatagaattattatAATCGAGATCAACAGTATGGATTTTActttaaagttttttaaaaaatttctaattaaaattcaattgatttagatttgTGTACACCTTAAACGAGTAATCCCTCGTATCagacattaaaattaaaaattttacgatcttttgatcattgggttaataatgtcgaaaaaatttaaaatttaatttgtacatATATACTTCAAGCAGCCTAAATTATGTTCAATAGTACCGATCATCAgatattatcgaaaataaatcgatGGTAACAGAATATATTTACTACTGATGATACtttagctcaattctctctctctctctctctctctctctctctctctctagggctgcGCCCCTGGAAAGgaaatattttttcttcaaGAATCatgtatttaattaatattttaaaacattaCCCCTTCAAAATTTATCTCTCTTCAAAATTTAGCCAGTGCAACATGTTTTAGACTACTTCAAGCAATGAAACTATAATACTAAACAACAAGTATATATGTCTAATTATTATCCGGGTGCCAACTAAAAAGATTAAATGAGTTCCCTGCTCATCAAAAAAGATTGTGTACATGCATTACATGTTTTATTGAAATTGAACGAAAATTATCATAGAAGATGCAAGTTATAAAAGCAATATTATTTGTGAGAAATAATAAGAGACCAATATTAAGAGATAATAAATGCTTAgaaaaatcatatatatgaaaccaaaaatttctaaaaaaatcgtAGAAAAATCGTAAACaagtttttataataaaaaaaattgtgatgaTAAATGGATAGAAAAACCATATGAGACAAATATTAAGggataataaataaacaaaaaatttctaaaaaaaaacatagaaaaatcgtaaacaaattttataaaaaaaaaaaaaaaaacaaattttatatatataaaaaaaaaagttccgaCCTGCCGGATTCGAACCAGCGACCTAAGGATGCCTGTTCAATCCAACTACAGTCCTCCGCTCTACCAACTGAGCTAAGGTCGGTTTtcttttaaaatgtaaattcatTTCTGTAATATGACATATCTACATATCTACATATCTACATATCTACATGTAGTCTACATGTAGTCTACATATCTACATATAGTCTACATGTAGTCTACATATCTACATATCTACATGTAGTCTACATATCTACATATCTACATNNNNNNNNNNNNNNNNNNNNNNNNNNNNNNNNNNNNNNNNNNNNNNNNNNNNNNNNNNNNNNNNNNNNNNNNNNNNNNNNNNNNNNNNNNNNNNNNNNNNNNNNNNNNNNNNNNNNNNNNNNNNNNNNNNNNNNNNNNNNNNNNNNNNNNNNNNNNNNNNNNNNNNNNNNNNNNNNNNNNNNNNNNNNNNNNNNNNNNNNNNNNNNNNNNNNNNNNNNNNNNNNNNNNNNNNNNNNNNNNNNNNNNNNNNNNNNNNNNNNNNNNNNNNNNNNNNNNNNNNNNNNNNNNNNNNNNNNNNNNNNNNNNNNNNNNNNNNNNNNNNNNNNNNNNNNNNNNNNNNNNNNNNNNNNNNNNNNNNNNNNNNNNNNNNNNNNNNNNNNNNNNNNNNNNNNNNNNN
Coding sequences:
- the LOC109706782 gene encoding metacaspase-1-like; this translates as MESRNTRTVQCSYCGKEQAVPPGARGTVWCTFCNGSIRVRRGPPGFVKQIMANISSGITSALSGYAAAPANAYRPRSYSPEQGNKKRAVLIGISYVGRSYELKGTVNDVNCMSYLLCTKFGFSREWIRVLTEEERDPRRIPTRENVCAAMRWLVQGCSAGDSLVFHFSGHGVQKLDMNGDERDGFDEALCPLDFEENGVILDDEINATIVRPLPRNVKLHAVVDACHSGTILDLPYLCRLSRTGSYQWEDHSPPSGEYKGTSGGLAILISGCDDHQTSADTSAFARSTSTGAMTYSFIQAVESDQANTYGNLLTAMRLSIRNGLTLAGISGPLASLFRRVITFSSTQEPQLSSSETFNIYERPFCL